The following proteins come from a genomic window of Blastococcus sp. HT6-30:
- a CDS encoding sterol carrier family protein has translation MAGAAPIPAEELRAAVDPVRAWLAGEAEQPPRAVLGAAVKTSARWLAQQVPGRSVELRVPPHVAVQCVEGPRHTRGTPPNVIETDAATWLRLATGQVTWGEALAEGRVSASGNRADLSGHLPLRPLR, from the coding sequence GTGGCAGGAGCAGCCCCGATTCCGGCCGAGGAGCTGCGCGCCGCGGTGGACCCGGTGCGGGCGTGGCTGGCCGGGGAGGCGGAGCAGCCGCCCCGGGCGGTGCTCGGCGCGGCGGTGAAGACCAGCGCGCGCTGGCTGGCCCAGCAGGTGCCGGGCCGGTCGGTGGAGCTGCGGGTGCCGCCGCACGTCGCCGTCCAGTGCGTGGAGGGGCCCCGGCACACCCGCGGCACACCGCCGAACGTCATCGAGACCGATGCGGCGACCTGGCTGCGGCTGGCCACCGGACAGGTCACCTGGGGCGAGGCTCTGGCCGAGGGAAGGGTCAGCGCCAGCGGCAACCGGGCCGACCTGTCCGGCCACCTCCCCCTGCGTCCGCTCCGCTAG
- the purS gene encoding phosphoribosylformylglycinamidine synthase subunit PurS, protein MPRVIVDVVLKPEISDPQGQAVLGALGRLGHDSVRSVRQGKHFVLEVDGTPDEAELRQIAETLLANPVIEDVELHLPTD, encoded by the coding sequence GTGCCGCGGGTGATCGTCGACGTCGTCCTGAAGCCGGAGATCTCCGACCCCCAGGGTCAGGCGGTCCTCGGCGCGCTCGGCCGGCTCGGCCACGACTCGGTGCGGAGCGTCCGCCAGGGCAAGCACTTCGTGCTCGAGGTCGACGGGACCCCGGACGAGGCCGAGCTGCGGCAGATCGCCGAGACGCTCCTGGCCAACCCGGTCATCGAGGACGTCGAGCTGCACCTCCCCACCGACTGA
- a CDS encoding DUF559 domain-containing protein: MPSRRVPTRLTGPATRAMARAAGIIDKQLRHREVARLSRDTYAPRALLGALRTRLPAVLLTAPPGTVVSHLTAAALWVLEIPLEPRSDPRADLMVPLASRAESRADRRIHRSDLPPDDVTLRSALPVTTPARTWRDLAAVLQPPALLAVTDQLLDGRCTRADLAEQLARRPTGRGCARARAVLPVADARSESPMESVLRWLVHDAGLPAPVLQHRVRDPGGGLLGRADLAWPDRKVLVEFDGDVHRDRDVFVADLRRQNRLVAAGWTVLRFTSADLLGRPDQVIAAIRRALR, from the coding sequence GTGCCGAGCCGACGCGTGCCCACCCGACTCACCGGACCCGCCACCCGTGCGATGGCCCGAGCCGCCGGGATCATCGACAAGCAGCTGCGGCACCGGGAGGTCGCGCGGCTCTCGCGGGACACGTACGCGCCGAGGGCGTTGCTCGGTGCGCTGCGGACGAGGTTGCCGGCGGTGCTGCTGACCGCTCCACCCGGCACCGTGGTCAGCCACCTCACCGCGGCCGCGCTGTGGGTCCTCGAGATCCCGCTCGAGCCGCGGTCGGACCCGCGGGCGGACCTGATGGTGCCGCTCGCGTCCAGGGCCGAGAGCCGTGCCGACCGGCGCATCCACCGCAGCGATCTCCCCCCGGACGACGTGACGCTGCGGTCGGCGCTACCGGTGACGACGCCTGCCCGCACGTGGCGGGACCTCGCCGCGGTGCTGCAGCCGCCGGCCCTCCTGGCGGTCACCGACCAGCTGCTCGACGGCAGGTGCACGCGAGCGGACCTGGCGGAGCAACTGGCGCGGCGCCCCACCGGTCGCGGCTGCGCCCGTGCCCGGGCGGTGCTGCCGGTGGCGGATGCCCGGTCGGAGTCACCGATGGAGTCGGTGCTGCGGTGGCTCGTCCACGACGCCGGTCTCCCGGCGCCCGTGCTCCAGCACCGGGTCCGCGACCCGGGAGGAGGCCTCCTCGGTCGAGCGGACCTGGCGTGGCCGGACCGCAAGGTGCTGGTCGAGTTCGACGGCGACGTGCACCGCGACCGGGACGTGTTCGTGGCGGACCTCCGGCGTCAGAACCGGCTCGTCGCGGCTGGGTGGACGGTGCTGCGCTTCACCTCCGCGGACCTCCTGGGCCGCCCTGACCAGGTGATCGCGGCGATCCGGCGGGCCCTGCGGTGA
- a CDS encoding MBL fold metallo-hydrolase codes for MTARIDKVVVPGVFSLDGQDFDVENNVWLVGNDEEVLVIDAPHDAAPIVGAIGGRKVTAIVLTHGHNDHITAAPALREATGAPIWFNSADRMLWDMTHPDAAPDEELRAGTRFDVAGTRLVALHTPGHSPGSTCLHAADLRTVFTGDTLFCGGPGATGRSFSDHPTIVNSIRAQLLSLHGDTVVRTGHGDDTTIAAELSNVR; via the coding sequence GTGACCGCGCGCATCGACAAGGTCGTCGTCCCCGGGGTCTTCTCCCTCGACGGGCAGGACTTCGACGTCGAGAACAACGTGTGGCTCGTCGGGAACGACGAGGAGGTGCTGGTCATCGACGCCCCGCACGACGCCGCTCCCATCGTCGGGGCGATCGGTGGCCGGAAGGTCACCGCGATCGTGCTCACCCACGGCCACAACGACCACATCACCGCCGCACCGGCCCTGCGGGAGGCCACCGGCGCCCCGATCTGGTTCAACAGCGCCGACCGGATGCTCTGGGACATGACGCACCCGGACGCCGCCCCCGACGAGGAGCTGCGGGCGGGCACGCGGTTCGACGTCGCCGGCACCCGGCTGGTCGCGCTGCACACGCCGGGGCACTCGCCGGGCAGCACCTGCCTGCACGCGGCGGACCTGCGCACGGTCTTCACCGGGGACACGCTGTTCTGCGGCGGCCCCGGGGCGACCGGGCGGTCGTTCAGCGACCACCCGACGATCGTGAACTCGATCCGGGCGCAGCTGCTCAGCCTGCACGGCGACACCGTCGTGCGGACCGGGCACGGCGACGACACGACGATCGCCGCGGAGCTGTCGAACGTCCGCTGA
- the purM gene encoding phosphoribosylformylglycinamidine cyclo-ligase — translation MSSEQDTHPELTYAASGVDIDAGERAVTLMRSAVERTNRPEVVGGLGGFAGLFALDTQKYRRPLLASSTDGVGTKIALARQLDRHDTVGIDLVAMVVDDLVACGAEPLFLQDYVACGTVVPERIAAIVSGIAAGCTQAGAALVGGETAEHGDLMDADEYDLAATAVGVVEADAVLGPERVRSGDAVVAMASSGFHSNGYSLVRRVVAATGLDLTATPAGLDRPLGEELLEPTRIYALGCLALVEEFGVETVHAYAHITGGGLAGNTARVVPGGLQAVLDRGTWALPAAVRLMEEHGVPRTESERAFNCGVGMVAAVAPEHADAAVALLAARGVPAWIAGTVRDCDDGAAPAAELTGSYR, via the coding sequence GTGAGCTCCGAGCAGGACACCCACCCGGAGCTGACCTACGCCGCCTCCGGCGTCGACATCGACGCCGGCGAGCGCGCGGTCACGCTGATGCGCTCCGCGGTGGAGCGCACCAACCGGCCCGAGGTGGTGGGTGGGCTCGGCGGTTTCGCCGGCCTGTTCGCCCTCGACACGCAGAAGTACCGCCGTCCCTTGCTGGCCTCCTCCACCGACGGCGTCGGCACGAAGATCGCCCTGGCCCGCCAGCTGGACCGGCACGACACCGTGGGCATCGACCTGGTCGCGATGGTGGTCGACGACCTGGTGGCCTGCGGCGCCGAGCCCCTGTTCCTGCAGGACTACGTCGCCTGCGGCACGGTCGTGCCCGAGCGGATCGCCGCGATCGTCAGCGGGATCGCCGCCGGCTGCACGCAGGCCGGTGCCGCGCTGGTCGGCGGGGAGACCGCCGAGCACGGCGACCTCATGGACGCCGACGAGTACGACCTCGCGGCCACCGCGGTGGGGGTCGTGGAGGCCGATGCCGTCCTCGGCCCGGAGCGGGTGCGCAGCGGGGACGCCGTCGTCGCGATGGCCTCGTCCGGCTTCCACTCCAACGGCTACTCGCTGGTGCGGCGCGTCGTCGCCGCCACGGGGCTGGATCTCACCGCCACGCCGGCAGGGCTGGACCGCCCGCTGGGCGAGGAACTCCTCGAGCCCACCCGCATCTACGCCCTGGGCTGCCTGGCATTGGTCGAGGAGTTCGGTGTGGAGACGGTGCACGCCTACGCGCACATCACCGGCGGCGGGCTGGCCGGCAACACCGCGCGCGTGGTGCCCGGGGGGCTGCAGGCGGTGCTCGACCGCGGCACCTGGGCGCTGCCCGCCGCGGTCCGGCTGATGGAGGAGCACGGCGTGCCGCGGACGGAGTCCGAGCGGGCCTTCAACTGCGGCGTCGGCATGGTCGCCGCCGTCGCCCCCGAGCACGCCGACGCCGCCGTCGCGCTGCTCGCGGCCCGCGGGGTGCCCGCGTGGATCGCCGGCACCGTGCGGGATTGCGACGACGGCGCAGCACCGGCCGCCGAGCTCACCGGCTCGTACCGCTGA
- the purL gene encoding phosphoribosylformylglycinamidine synthase subunit PurL, with translation MSEDRTAGQASATAGLSDLDTGPGRLGNRLDTVDLAGSTPGDEQPYAELGLKADEYTRIKEILGRRPTTAELAMYSVMWSEHCSYKSSKVHLRRFGDLPPSDALLVGIGENAGVVDVGDGYAVTFKVESHNHPSYVEPYQGAATGVGGIVRDILTMGARPIAVMDSLRFGRADAPDTARVLPGVVAGVGGYGNCLGLPNIGGELLFDDCYAGNPLVNALCVGVMRHEDVRLAKAEGVGNKVILFGARTGGDGIGGVSVLASETFDAEGPAKRPSVQVGDPFTEKLLIEACLEIFAAELVTGIQDLGGAGLSCATSELASAGTGGMHVDLDTVPLRDSTLTPAEILMSESQERMCAIVEPDKVDAFLAVCRKWDVLATVIGEVTDGDRLTVDWHGERIVDVPPRTVAHEGPVYERPMTRPSDLDALQADDPARLPRPQSGSELQAHWLAVVSSPDGADKTWVTEQYDRYVRGNTVLAQPDDAGVVRIDEESNRGIALSLDGNARYARLDPYTGAQLNLAEAYRNVAVAGAKPLAVTNCLNFGSPEEPEVMWQFAEAVRGLADACRELGLPVTGGNVSLYNQTGDVPINPTPVIGVLGVHEDVRTRVPTGWRTPGETVLLLGATRPELGGSAWASVVHGHLGGRPPAVDLAAERALGDLLGALGREGLISSAHDLADGGLGQGLAESALRHGVGARLELGDDPFTALFSESTARAVITTSDPGGVKTTAQWAGVPVTELGTTGGDALSLDGVLELPLAELRSAWSATLPALFGSPEVAVGSVPAGTVPTS, from the coding sequence GTGAGCGAGGACAGGACGGCGGGGCAGGCGAGCGCCACCGCGGGGCTCTCGGACCTCGACACCGGCCCCGGTCGGCTCGGCAACCGGCTGGACACCGTCGACCTGGCGGGGAGCACGCCCGGCGACGAGCAGCCCTACGCAGAGCTGGGCCTCAAGGCCGACGAGTACACCCGGATCAAGGAGATCCTCGGCCGCCGGCCCACCACCGCCGAGCTGGCCATGTACTCGGTCATGTGGAGCGAGCACTGCTCCTACAAGAGCTCCAAGGTGCACCTGCGCCGGTTCGGCGACCTGCCGCCCAGCGACGCGCTGCTCGTCGGCATCGGCGAGAACGCCGGCGTCGTCGACGTCGGCGACGGCTACGCCGTCACCTTCAAGGTCGAGAGCCACAACCACCCCAGCTACGTCGAGCCCTACCAGGGCGCGGCCACCGGGGTGGGCGGCATCGTCCGGGACATCCTCACCATGGGCGCCCGCCCGATCGCCGTCATGGACTCGCTCCGCTTCGGCCGGGCCGACGCCCCCGACACCGCCCGGGTGCTGCCCGGCGTCGTCGCGGGCGTCGGCGGCTACGGCAACTGCCTGGGCCTGCCGAACATCGGCGGCGAGCTGCTCTTCGACGACTGCTATGCGGGCAATCCGCTGGTCAACGCGCTGTGCGTCGGTGTCATGCGGCACGAGGACGTCCGGCTGGCCAAGGCCGAGGGCGTCGGCAACAAGGTCATCCTGTTCGGTGCGCGCACCGGCGGTGACGGCATCGGCGGCGTCAGCGTGCTGGCCAGCGAGACCTTCGACGCCGAGGGCCCGGCCAAGCGGCCGAGCGTCCAGGTGGGCGACCCGTTCACCGAGAAGTTGCTCATCGAGGCGTGCCTGGAGATCTTCGCCGCCGAACTCGTCACCGGCATCCAGGACCTCGGCGGCGCCGGGCTGTCCTGCGCCACGTCCGAACTGGCCAGCGCCGGCACCGGTGGCATGCACGTCGACCTGGACACCGTTCCGCTGCGGGACAGCACCCTGACGCCCGCCGAGATCCTGATGAGCGAGTCGCAGGAGCGCATGTGCGCGATCGTCGAGCCGGACAAGGTGGACGCCTTCCTCGCCGTCTGCCGCAAGTGGGACGTGCTGGCCACCGTCATCGGTGAGGTCACCGACGGCGACCGGCTCACCGTCGACTGGCACGGCGAGCGGATCGTCGACGTGCCCCCGCGGACCGTCGCCCACGAGGGCCCGGTCTACGAGCGCCCCATGACCCGCCCCAGCGACCTCGATGCGCTGCAGGCCGACGACCCCGCCCGCCTGCCGCGGCCGCAGAGCGGCAGCGAGCTGCAGGCGCACTGGCTGGCCGTCGTCAGCAGCCCGGACGGCGCGGACAAGACGTGGGTCACCGAGCAGTACGACCGGTACGTCCGCGGCAACACGGTGCTGGCGCAGCCCGACGACGCCGGTGTGGTGCGCATCGACGAGGAGAGCAACCGCGGCATCGCGCTGTCCCTCGACGGGAACGCGCGCTACGCCCGGCTGGACCCGTACACGGGAGCCCAGCTGAACCTGGCCGAGGCGTACCGCAACGTCGCCGTCGCGGGGGCGAAGCCGCTCGCCGTGACCAACTGCCTGAACTTCGGCTCGCCGGAGGAGCCCGAGGTCATGTGGCAGTTCGCCGAGGCGGTCCGCGGCCTGGCCGACGCCTGCCGCGAGCTGGGCCTGCCCGTCACCGGCGGCAACGTCAGCCTCTACAACCAGACCGGCGACGTCCCGATCAACCCGACCCCGGTCATCGGCGTCCTCGGCGTGCACGAGGACGTCCGCACCCGGGTGCCCACGGGCTGGCGGACGCCGGGGGAGACGGTGCTCCTCCTTGGCGCCACGCGGCCGGAACTCGGCGGCTCGGCCTGGGCGAGCGTCGTGCACGGCCACCTGGGCGGGAGGCCGCCGGCCGTCGACCTCGCCGCCGAGCGTGCGCTGGGCGACCTGCTGGGTGCGCTCGGCCGGGAGGGCCTGATCAGCTCCGCGCACGACCTGGCTGACGGTGGTCTGGGGCAGGGGCTGGCCGAGTCGGCGCTGCGCCACGGCGTGGGTGCCCGGCTGGAGCTCGGCGACGACCCGTTCACCGCCCTCTTCAGCGAGTCCACCGCGCGAGCGGTGATCACGACGTCGGACCCCGGCGGCGTGAAGACGACCGCGCAGTGGGCCGGTGTGCCCGTGACGGAACTCGGGACGACGGGCGGGGACGCGTTGTCCCTCGACGGCGTGCTGGAGCTGCCGCTGGCCGAGCTCCGATCCGCCTGGAGCGCCACGCTGCCGGCCCTTTTCGGATCACCCGAGGTGGCCGTCGGCTCCGTTCCGGCGGGCACCGTACCGACCAGCTAG
- the purQ gene encoding phosphoribosylformylglycinamidine synthase subunit PurQ → MRIGVITFPGSLDDVDAARAVRLAGGEPVVLWHADHDLKDVDAVVLPGGFSYGDYLRAGAIAARAPLMQDVVDRAKRGMPVLGICNGFQVLCEAGLLPGALTRNSHLHFRNRDQVLVVERADTSWTADYQTGQRIVIPVKNGEGRYVAADADLDRLEGENRVVFRYVDGNPNGSSRDIAGVTSADGRVVGLMPHPEHAIEDLTGPSTDGLGFFTSVLKAVVNA, encoded by the coding sequence GTGCGCATCGGAGTCATCACCTTCCCGGGCTCCCTGGACGACGTCGACGCCGCGCGGGCGGTGCGCCTGGCCGGTGGCGAGCCGGTCGTCCTCTGGCACGCCGATCACGACCTCAAGGACGTCGACGCCGTCGTCCTCCCCGGTGGCTTCTCCTACGGCGACTACCTCCGCGCCGGGGCGATCGCGGCCCGCGCGCCCCTGATGCAGGATGTCGTCGACCGCGCGAAGCGGGGGATGCCGGTGCTCGGCATCTGCAACGGCTTCCAGGTGCTCTGCGAGGCCGGCCTGCTGCCCGGCGCCCTCACCCGCAACAGCCACCTGCACTTCCGCAACCGCGACCAGGTGCTGGTCGTCGAGCGCGCCGACACCTCGTGGACCGCCGACTACCAGACCGGCCAGCGCATCGTCATCCCGGTGAAGAACGGCGAGGGCCGCTACGTGGCCGCCGACGCCGATCTCGACCGGCTGGAGGGTGAGAACCGGGTCGTGTTCCGCTACGTCGACGGCAATCCGAACGGCAGCTCCCGCGACATCGCCGGCGTCACCAGCGCGGACGGCCGGGTGGTGGGGCTGATGCCGCACCCCGAGCACGCGATCGAGGACCTCACCGGCCCGTCGACCGACGGGCTCGGCTTCTTCACCAGCGTCCTGAAGGCGGTCGTGAACGCGTGA
- a CDS encoding OFA family MFS transporter: MALPAFLARERIVAKPGFNRWLIPPAALAVHLSIGQAYATSVYKVALVEHFDTSLTAIGVIFSLAIVMLGVSAALFGTWVDRNGPRAAMATAAVFWSAGFLVGSLGIFTEQLWLVYLGYGVLGGIGLGIGYISPVSTLIKWFPDRPGLATGMAIMGFGGGAMVASPLSRQLMNWYDDDYTGAAGEVASGNSVALLFLTLGAIYLVFMLFGALIVRVPAADWRPHGFDPATVKKKSLVTTENVSANNAIKTPQFWLLWTVLFCNVTAGIGILEQAAPMIQDFFREGGTSAVAAAAAAGFVGLLSLFNMAGRFVWSSTSDYIGRKPIYMVYLGVGIVLYVGLATIGASTVWLFVALAAVIISFYGGGFATVPAYLRDLFGTYQVGAIHGRLLTAWAAAGIAGPLIINGILDMQGEPGNLVASDYRPALFIMVGILAVGFVANLLIKPVADKYYEPKPTDVPEAASTTGDRSLTR; this comes from the coding sequence GTGGCACTACCCGCCTTCCTGGCCAGAGAGCGCATCGTCGCCAAGCCAGGCTTCAACCGGTGGTTGATCCCGCCCGCGGCCCTCGCCGTGCACCTCAGCATCGGCCAGGCCTACGCCACCAGCGTCTACAAGGTCGCCCTCGTCGAGCACTTCGACACCAGCCTCACCGCGATCGGCGTCATCTTCTCGCTCGCGATCGTCATGCTCGGCGTCTCCGCCGCGCTGTTCGGGACGTGGGTGGACAGGAACGGCCCCCGCGCCGCGATGGCCACCGCCGCTGTCTTCTGGTCGGCCGGCTTCCTCGTCGGCTCGCTCGGCATCTTCACCGAGCAGCTGTGGCTGGTCTACCTCGGCTACGGAGTCCTCGGCGGCATCGGCCTGGGCATCGGCTACATCTCGCCGGTCTCCACGTTGATCAAGTGGTTCCCCGACCGCCCGGGCCTGGCCACCGGCATGGCGATCATGGGCTTCGGTGGTGGCGCCATGGTGGCCTCGCCGCTGTCCCGCCAGCTGATGAACTGGTACGACGACGACTACACCGGCGCGGCCGGTGAGGTCGCCAGCGGCAACTCCGTCGCCCTCCTGTTCCTCACCCTCGGCGCGATCTACCTGGTCTTCATGCTGTTCGGCGCCCTCATCGTGCGGGTGCCGGCAGCCGACTGGCGGCCGCACGGCTTCGACCCGGCCACCGTCAAGAAGAAGTCGCTCGTCACCACCGAGAACGTGTCGGCCAACAACGCCATCAAGACGCCGCAGTTCTGGCTGCTGTGGACGGTCCTGTTCTGCAACGTGACCGCGGGCATCGGCATCCTCGAGCAGGCCGCGCCGATGATCCAGGACTTCTTCCGCGAGGGCGGGACGTCCGCCGTGGCGGCCGCCGCCGCTGCCGGCTTCGTCGGGCTGCTGTCGCTGTTCAACATGGCCGGCCGCTTCGTGTGGTCCTCCACGTCGGACTACATCGGGCGCAAGCCGATCTACATGGTGTACCTCGGTGTCGGCATCGTCCTCTACGTCGGGCTGGCCACCATCGGCGCCAGCACCGTGTGGCTGTTCGTCGCGCTGGCCGCGGTGATCATCAGCTTCTACGGCGGTGGCTTCGCGACCGTGCCGGCGTACCTGCGCGACCTCTTCGGCACCTATCAGGTCGGCGCGATCCACGGCCGGCTGCTGACCGCCTGGGCGGCGGCGGGCATCGCCGGACCGCTGATCATCAACGGCATCCTGGACATGCAGGGGGAGCCGGGGAACCTGGTCGCCTCCGACTACCGGCCCGCCCTGTTCATCATGGTCGGCATCCTGGCGGTCGGCTTCGTCGCCAACCTGCTGATCAAGCCGGTCGCCGACAAGTACTACGAGCCCAAGCCCACCGACGTCCCCGAGGCGGCGTCCACGACCGGAGACCGGAGCCTGACCCGATGA
- a CDS encoding S-(hydroxymethyl)mycothiol dehydrogenase encodes MAYEVRGVVARGKGQPVTVETIVVPDPGPGEAVVDVQACGVCHTDLHYREGGINDDFPFLLGHEAAGLVAAIGEGVTNVAVGDYVVLNWRAVCGECRACRKGQLQYCFNTHNAAQKMTLADGTELSPALGIGAFAEKTLVHSGQCTKVDPAAPPTAAGLLGCGVMAGVGAAINTGGVQRGETVAVFGCGGVGDAAIAGAKLAGATTIIAVDIEDRKLEWARQFGATHTVNSKETDAVEAIKALTGGFGVDVAIDAVGHPAVFEQAFYARDLAGRVVMVGVPTPGMEVTLPAIEIFGRGGAIKSSWYGDCLPSRDFPMLVDLYLQGRFDLDAFVSETIGLGDVEQAFEKMHHGEVLRSVVVFDE; translated from the coding sequence ATGGCGTACGAGGTGCGAGGCGTGGTCGCCCGCGGCAAGGGACAGCCGGTCACGGTCGAGACGATCGTGGTCCCCGATCCGGGCCCCGGTGAGGCGGTCGTGGACGTGCAGGCCTGCGGGGTCTGCCACACCGACCTGCACTACCGCGAGGGCGGCATCAACGACGACTTCCCCTTCCTGCTGGGGCACGAGGCGGCCGGTCTCGTGGCGGCGATCGGCGAGGGCGTCACCAACGTCGCCGTCGGTGACTACGTGGTCCTCAACTGGCGGGCGGTGTGCGGTGAGTGCCGCGCCTGCCGCAAGGGCCAGCTGCAGTACTGCTTCAACACCCACAACGCCGCGCAGAAGATGACGCTCGCCGACGGCACCGAGCTGTCCCCCGCGCTGGGCATCGGCGCGTTCGCGGAGAAGACGCTCGTCCACTCCGGGCAGTGCACCAAGGTCGACCCGGCCGCCCCGCCGACGGCCGCTGGTCTGCTCGGCTGCGGCGTGATGGCCGGTGTCGGCGCGGCGATCAACACCGGTGGGGTGCAGCGCGGCGAGACGGTGGCGGTCTTCGGCTGCGGCGGCGTCGGTGACGCCGCCATCGCCGGTGCGAAGCTGGCCGGGGCGACGACGATCATCGCCGTCGACATCGAGGACCGGAAGCTGGAGTGGGCCAGGCAGTTCGGCGCCACCCACACGGTGAACTCGAAGGAGACCGACGCGGTCGAGGCGATCAAGGCGCTGACCGGCGGCTTCGGCGTCGACGTCGCGATCGACGCCGTCGGCCACCCCGCGGTGTTCGAGCAGGCGTTCTACGCCCGCGACCTCGCCGGCCGCGTCGTCATGGTCGGCGTGCCGACGCCGGGCATGGAGGTCACCCTGCCGGCGATCGAGATCTTCGGCCGCGGCGGCGCCATCAAGTCCTCCTGGTACGGCGACTGCCTGCCCAGCCGCGACTTCCCGATGCTGGTCGACCTCTACCTGCAGGGCCGTTTCGACCTCGACGCCTTCGTCTCCGAGACGATCGGCCTCGGCGACGTCGAGCAGGCGTTCGAGAAGATGCACCACGGCGAGGTGCTGCGCTCGGTCGTGGTGTTCGACGAGTGA
- the purF gene encoding amidophosphoribosyltransferase, protein MPRGDGRLTHDLDPQSPGPQDACGVFGVWAPGEEVAKLTYFGLYALQHRGQEAAGIAVSDGASVVVYKDLGLVSQVFDEPTLGSLRGHLAVGHTRYSTTGASTWENAQPTFRTTEAGTGLALCHNGNLVNTAELASKAADAGVPGAFVATNDSDLVTALIASYQDISVEAAAMEVLPQLRGAFSITFMDEDTLYAARDPQGVRPLVLGRLERGWVVASETAALDIVGASVVREVEPGELIAIDENGLRSQHFAPAEPKGCVFEYVYLARPDTTISGRSVHAARVEIGRRLAKEHPADADLVIPVPESGTPAAVGYAEASGIPYGLGLVKNSYVGRTFIQPSQTIRQLGIRLKLNPLRDVIRGKRLVVVDDSIVRGNTQRALVRMLREAGAVEVHVRIASPPVKWPCFYGIDFASRAELIANGLDIDGVRASVNADSLGYVSEQGLIAATEQPVNRLCTACFTGEYPIPLGAPEVLGKHVLEGIGQRAVSGWTGQQAGSAAVPGGAEDALRRP, encoded by the coding sequence GTGCCTCGCGGTGATGGACGGCTGACGCACGACCTCGACCCCCAGTCCCCCGGACCTCAGGACGCCTGCGGCGTCTTCGGTGTCTGGGCGCCGGGGGAGGAGGTCGCGAAGCTGACCTATTTCGGTCTGTACGCCCTCCAGCACCGCGGTCAGGAGGCGGCGGGCATCGCGGTGTCCGACGGCGCCTCGGTCGTCGTCTACAAGGACCTGGGGCTGGTCAGCCAGGTCTTCGACGAACCGACCCTCGGCAGCCTGCGCGGCCACCTCGCCGTCGGCCACACCCGGTACTCGACCACCGGGGCCTCCACGTGGGAGAACGCGCAGCCGACGTTCCGCACCACCGAGGCCGGCACCGGCCTGGCGCTCTGCCACAACGGGAACCTGGTCAACACCGCCGAGCTGGCCAGCAAGGCCGCCGACGCCGGTGTGCCGGGCGCCTTCGTGGCGACGAACGACTCCGACCTGGTCACCGCGCTGATCGCCTCCTACCAGGACATCTCGGTCGAGGCCGCGGCGATGGAGGTGCTGCCGCAGCTGCGGGGCGCCTTCTCCATCACGTTCATGGACGAGGACACGCTCTACGCCGCCCGCGACCCGCAGGGCGTCCGCCCGCTCGTGCTCGGCCGGCTCGAGCGCGGCTGGGTCGTGGCCAGCGAGACCGCCGCCCTCGACATCGTCGGCGCCTCCGTGGTGCGCGAGGTCGAGCCCGGCGAGCTGATCGCCATCGACGAGAACGGTCTGCGCAGCCAGCACTTCGCCCCGGCGGAGCCCAAGGGCTGCGTCTTCGAGTACGTCTACCTCGCCCGCCCGGACACCACGATCTCCGGGCGAAGCGTGCACGCGGCGCGCGTGGAGATCGGCCGCCGGCTGGCCAAGGAGCACCCCGCCGACGCCGACCTGGTCATCCCGGTTCCCGAGTCCGGCACCCCGGCGGCCGTCGGCTACGCCGAGGCGTCGGGCATCCCCTACGGGCTGGGCCTGGTCAAGAACTCCTACGTGGGGCGCACCTTCATCCAGCCCAGCCAGACCATCCGGCAGCTGGGCATCCGGCTCAAGCTGAACCCGCTGCGCGACGTCATCCGCGGCAAGCGGCTCGTGGTCGTCGACGACTCGATCGTGCGCGGCAACACGCAGCGGGCGCTGGTCCGGATGCTGCGCGAGGCCGGAGCGGTCGAGGTGCACGTCCGCATCGCGTCCCCGCCGGTCAAGTGGCCGTGCTTCTACGGCATCGACTTCGCCAGCCGGGCCGAGCTCATCGCCAACGGCCTGGACATCGACGGCGTGCGGGCGTCGGTCAACGCCGACTCGCTGGGCTACGTCTCCGAGCAGGGGCTCATCGCCGCGACGGAGCAGCCGGTGAACCGGCTGTGCACCGCGTGCTTCACCGGCGAGTACCCGATCCCGCTGGGTGCGCCGGAGGTGCTGGGCAAGCACGTCCTCGAGGGCATCGGCCAGCGCGCGGTGAGCGGCTGGACCGGTCAGCAGGCCGGCAGCGCCGCGGTGCCCGGCGGCGCCGAGGATGCGCTGAGGCGGCCGTGA